In one Moritella sp. 5 genomic region, the following are encoded:
- a CDS encoding YdbL family protein: MKRIFSTLIILVAMSFSVQAIDLQDAKKAGLVGEQTNGYLGAVKPSSEVNALVKTVNDKRKAKYQELATKHNVSVQAISVRAAKKAMSLTEKGQFIESSPGQWKKK; this comes from the coding sequence ATGAAAAGAATTTTTTCAACCTTGATTATTTTAGTCGCTATGTCATTTTCGGTACAGGCGATTGATTTACAAGACGCAAAGAAAGCAGGATTGGTTGGTGAGCAAACGAATGGTTACCTTGGCGCTGTGAAACCAAGCAGTGAAGTGAATGCATTAGTTAAAACGGTAAATGATAAGCGAAAAGCTAAATATCAAGAGTTAGCAACCAAGCACAATGTGTCGGTTCAGGCCATTTCTGTACGAGCAGCGAAAAAAGCGATGTCGTTGACAGAAAAAGGTCAGTTTATTGAATCTTCTCCTGGTCAGTGGAAGAAGAAGTAA
- a CDS encoding FeoA family protein: protein MKLALLNDGVVAKITDMSGLPADTRKKLMVMGVLPNTQVTLIRRAPMGDPLQISVRGVSVAIRKKLAQQIEVEVA, encoded by the coding sequence ATGAAGTTAGCGCTATTAAACGATGGTGTTGTCGCTAAAATTACCGATATGTCAGGCTTACCTGCTGACACGCGAAAGAAGTTAATGGTAATGGGTGTGCTACCTAATACCCAAGTGACATTAATTCGTCGTGCGCCAATGGGGGACCCGTTACAAATATCGGTGCGTGGAGTCTCGGTTGCGATCCGGAAAAAGTTAGCACAACAGATTGAAGTAGAGGTCGCTTAA
- a CDS encoding aromatic amino acid transport family protein → MTVSKIVGSTLIVAGTALGGGMLALPLASAGLGFYTAAFLIIANWALMTYTALLMLEIHQHAEQDATLNSLAKSLLGKPGQYLATFASFFLFYALCAAYIAGGGSQLTNKINDLLSLELTPQFGAVLLTIIVATVVSIGTHSVDIVNRVLFSVKIIVLALTLSLLFPHVQSINLLEMPVQQGLLLSALPVIFTSFGFHGSIPSIVRYVGIDIKTLKKVMVCGASAPLVIYLLWQVATQGVLSQTDLMANNSLTNFIASLSTVLQQPQVSQSVSVFADLALATSFLGVSLGLFDLLSGMMKRANTSINSDDRTNANGKSHRVKTALVTFVPPLAFALFYPQGFITALGYAAIALVILAIFLPVAMVSKQRKADASGYRVIGGNVTLVLASLMGCLIIASQFLQMAKMIPAVG, encoded by the coding sequence ATAACTGTGAGTAAGATAGTAGGAAGTACCCTTATTGTTGCTGGCACCGCGCTTGGTGGCGGTATGTTAGCTTTACCCCTTGCATCAGCTGGTTTAGGTTTCTATACAGCAGCCTTTTTGATTATCGCCAACTGGGCATTAATGACGTATACAGCGTTGCTGATGTTAGAAATACATCAGCATGCCGAACAAGATGCGACACTTAACTCGCTTGCAAAGAGTTTACTGGGTAAACCCGGTCAATATCTCGCAACATTTGCTTCTTTCTTCTTATTCTATGCCCTTTGTGCCGCGTATATTGCCGGTGGCGGTTCGCAGTTAACCAACAAAATAAACGATTTATTGAGTTTAGAGTTAACCCCACAATTTGGTGCAGTGCTACTAACAATCATTGTCGCGACAGTGGTGTCGATTGGTACGCACTCGGTTGATATCGTGAATCGTGTATTGTTTAGCGTAAAAATTATCGTCTTAGCACTCACGCTCAGTCTGTTATTCCCACACGTGCAGTCGATTAATCTATTAGAAATGCCTGTACAACAAGGGTTATTGTTATCGGCTTTACCCGTGATTTTCACTTCGTTTGGTTTCCACGGCAGTATTCCGTCGATCGTACGTTATGTGGGTATTGATATTAAAACACTGAAGAAAGTGATGGTCTGCGGTGCATCTGCGCCACTTGTTATCTACCTACTATGGCAAGTTGCAACGCAGGGTGTGTTAAGCCAAACAGATCTAATGGCTAATAACTCGCTAACTAACTTTATTGCATCGCTCAGCACTGTGTTACAACAGCCGCAAGTCAGTCAGTCTGTCTCTGTGTTTGCAGATCTTGCTTTAGCAACTTCGTTCTTAGGTGTCAGTTTAGGTTTGTTTGATTTGTTATCAGGTATGATGAAGCGCGCGAATACGAGTATTAATAGCGACGATAGAACTAACGCAAACGGTAAATCACACCGTGTAAAAACAGCACTGGTGACATTTGTTCCACCGCTGGCTTTCGCACTGTTTTATCCACAAGGTTTCATTACAGCACTCGGTTACGCAGCTATTGCATTGGTTATCCTTGCAATCTTCTTACCGGTCGCTATGGTTTCTAAACAACGTAAAGCAGATGCAAGTGGCTATAGAGTTATCGGTGGCAACGTAACGCTCGTGCTTGCAAGCTTAATGGGCTGTTTGATCATTGCATCGCAGTTTTTACAAATGGCTAAAATGATACCAGCCGTTGGTTAA
- a CDS encoding ABC transporter ATP-binding protein, which yields MFKFFEKWSSAFPKHQPEQPPQDIVAFCRYYTRGFESPLLAMAVLSAMIAILEVSLFGFMGQLVDWLSNHEPQNFLTDESTNLIGLSVLILVVMPLLVLLHSLIMHQTLLGNYPMSIRWLAHRYLLRQSVSFFQSDFAGRIATKVMQTALSVRETVMKLLDVLVYISVYFIAMLVMIGQADIRLMLPMLAWFIGFVAIQLYFVPKLKQISTEQANARSMMTGRLVDSYTNITTVKLFSHNSREMVYAEEGMDGFLVTVHKQMRLVTGFTFCVELLNYLLLFGVAAISIMLWLDASLSVGVIAVAISLALRLNSMSKWIMWEIGGLFENMGTVIDGMNTLAKPIDIEDKPNAKPLTVSAGEIEFDNISFHYGESAGVIDNLNLKIKPGEKVGLVGRSGAGKSTLVNLLMRFHDVESGAIKIDGQNISDIQQDSLRGQIGMVTQDTSLLHRTIRDNIMYGDPDASEAQLLQATKQACADEFISTLTDTFGNKGYDAQVGERGVKLSGGQRQRIAISRVLLKDAPILVLDEATSALDSEVESAIQDSLNELMDGKTVIAIAHRLSTIAAMDRLIILDEGRVVEQGSHKELLAKQGIYAQLWAHQTGGFIGENA from the coding sequence ATGTTTAAGTTTTTTGAAAAATGGTCCTCGGCTTTTCCCAAGCATCAACCAGAACAACCGCCGCAAGATATTGTGGCGTTTTGCCGTTATTATACCCGTGGTTTTGAATCACCTTTATTAGCGATGGCAGTATTAAGTGCGATGATTGCTATTTTAGAAGTGTCGTTATTTGGTTTTATGGGGCAACTGGTGGATTGGTTATCAAATCATGAGCCACAGAATTTCTTAACTGATGAAAGCACTAACCTCATTGGCCTAAGCGTATTGATACTAGTGGTGATGCCATTGTTGGTGTTATTACATTCATTAATCATGCACCAGACATTACTGGGTAATTACCCTATGTCTATTCGTTGGTTAGCACACCGTTATTTATTACGTCAAAGTGTATCTTTTTTCCAAAGTGATTTTGCCGGTCGTATTGCCACAAAAGTGATGCAAACAGCCTTGTCTGTACGTGAAACCGTGATGAAACTACTGGATGTATTGGTCTATATCTCGGTGTATTTCATTGCAATGCTCGTCATGATTGGCCAGGCTGACATACGACTCATGCTGCCTATGCTGGCGTGGTTTATTGGTTTTGTCGCTATTCAATTGTATTTTGTGCCGAAGCTTAAACAGATCTCGACAGAGCAAGCTAATGCACGCTCAATGATGACTGGGCGATTAGTCGACAGTTATACTAATATCACCACGGTTAAATTGTTCTCACATAACTCTCGTGAGATGGTGTATGCCGAAGAAGGTATGGACGGATTTCTTGTGACGGTGCATAAACAGATGCGTTTGGTTACGGGGTTCACCTTTTGCGTCGAGTTATTAAATTATTTATTACTCTTTGGCGTTGCCGCTATTTCGATCATGCTGTGGTTAGACGCCAGTTTAAGTGTGGGTGTCATTGCTGTCGCAATCAGTTTAGCGTTACGCCTTAACAGTATGTCCAAATGGATCATGTGGGAAATTGGTGGTCTGTTTGAAAATATGGGCACGGTGATCGATGGCATGAATACCTTAGCCAAGCCGATCGATATTGAAGATAAGCCAAATGCTAAACCGCTAACTGTTTCTGCGGGTGAAATAGAGTTTGATAACATTAGTTTCCATTACGGTGAGTCAGCTGGCGTGATTGATAACTTAAACCTCAAAATTAAGCCGGGTGAAAAGGTTGGTCTAGTAGGACGTTCTGGCGCGGGTAAGTCGACCTTGGTTAACTTGTTAATGCGCTTTCATGATGTGGAATCGGGTGCGATTAAAATTGATGGGCAAAATATCAGTGATATCCAGCAAGACAGTTTACGCGGTCAGATTGGCATGGTGACACAGGATACCTCCTTACTACATCGTACTATTCGCGATAACATTATGTATGGCGATCCGGATGCGAGTGAAGCGCAATTGCTCCAAGCAACAAAACAAGCATGTGCAGATGAGTTTATTAGTACCTTAACGGATACATTTGGTAATAAGGGTTATGACGCACAAGTTGGAGAGCGGGGGGTTAAATTATCGGGTGGTCAACGTCAGCGTATTGCTATTTCTCGCGTGTTATTAAAAGATGCGCCGATTTTGGTGTTAGACGAAGCAACGTCAGCGTTAGATTCTGAAGTTGAATCCGCAATTCAAGATAGCTTAAATGAACTGATGGATGGTAAAACTGTGATTGCAATTGCGCACCGTTTATCAACAATTGCAGCGATGGATCGCTTGATCATTTTAGATGAAGGCCGTGTTGTAGAGCAAGGCTCACACAAAGAGCTCTTAGCGAAACAAGGTATTTATGCACAGCTCTGGGCGCATCAAACAGGTGGCTTCATCGGTGAAAATGCTTAA
- a CDS encoding YnbE family lipoprotein: MKALLFSASLLVLIAGCTPTVQLAVPDKPIVINLNVKIDHEIKVKVDKELDDVFSDDELF; this comes from the coding sequence ATGAAAGCACTGTTATTTAGTGCAAGTTTACTTGTACTTATTGCTGGTTGTACGCCAACAGTACAACTTGCCGTTCCCGATAAGCCAATTGTGATTAATTTAAATGTAAAAATTGATCACGAGATTAAAGTGAAAGTAGATAAAGAGCTAGATGATGTGTTTAGCGATGATGAGTTATTCTAG
- a CDS encoding putative glycoside hydrolase → MRKKIYLLLVFISFPNIVYSSTDIYFERFKPKACTHEQKNGDLVFNIDNNRIDLSDTALTCTKEVVNNEWFYHIEYDGYDFNYDDINDTLDLTVKVQAFMDSTVAYTETDRDSFVELGEHSIVNDINNNWSVGNHAIKNQESLQFSIINTKLSLNDYYVNDNRFITAKLIEPDAGYEHKYIIGTGSNLVSGEFRKPRKTIKLDSKLATITGAGSSSIKKDFSIHNINFKLTISARNEDMTDSNLSDYSSYPSGSTFSKAYPEQDRESTHYPSFSWDHIPRWLAVRKATSFTNEEILSISNYDIVMLEKSNKQGLKTVDAGILDAATRLKQINQNLTTLFYFNARVHYTGYSFDQVFEDNKWDWSTKVTDNDNVESIFMFKDRYYWHDFSSPEMRTWWAQSVLDTVSQPQIDGLFIDAIAKTPKEDLNNPLFIDGKPNTDFALLVDDVAKNLPGDKLFIGNTLRAETNNSSRSHMKYQDGSYLERWTIPMKGTSPKMNSADAISLSIQLMREASSKGKVIMLQSSPVTDEPIPNSLAEKKAYLAKHVDFPLAVFLIAAGENSFFSYQLGVSADVKVQAIWNSDYIPQLNRPLGQPLTGPKQTGFVYEREFEFVDVWVDVEKKIARLTWK, encoded by the coding sequence ATGAGAAAAAAAATATATCTATTGTTAGTTTTTATTAGTTTTCCTAACATCGTATATTCGAGTACGGATATTTATTTTGAACGTTTCAAACCAAAAGCATGTACGCATGAACAAAAAAATGGTGATTTAGTATTTAACATAGATAACAATCGAATTGATCTTTCTGATACTGCGTTAACGTGCACGAAAGAAGTCGTAAATAATGAATGGTTTTACCATATTGAATATGATGGCTATGATTTTAATTATGATGATATCAATGACACCCTAGATCTTACGGTCAAAGTCCAAGCATTTATGGATTCCACAGTAGCTTACACTGAGACTGATCGTGATTCTTTTGTAGAACTAGGAGAACACTCAATAGTTAATGATATTAATAATAATTGGAGTGTGGGTAACCATGCTATTAAAAACCAAGAATCACTACAATTTTCTATTATAAACACTAAATTATCTTTAAATGATTATTATGTAAATGATAATAGATTCATAACGGCTAAGTTGATTGAACCTGATGCAGGTTATGAACATAAATATATAATTGGAACAGGGAGTAATTTAGTCAGTGGTGAGTTTAGAAAACCACGAAAAACGATTAAACTTGATTCTAAATTAGCAACAATCACTGGCGCGGGAAGCTCATCAATTAAAAAAGATTTTTCAATTCATAATATAAATTTTAAATTAACAATTAGTGCTCGAAATGAAGATATGACCGACTCTAATTTATCTGATTATTCTTCATATCCATCTGGCTCTACATTCAGTAAAGCATATCCTGAGCAAGATCGTGAATCGACACATTATCCATCATTTTCTTGGGATCATATACCACGCTGGTTAGCAGTAAGAAAAGCAACGTCATTTACTAATGAAGAGATTTTGTCTATTAGTAATTACGACATTGTCATGCTTGAAAAAAGTAATAAGCAAGGATTAAAGACTGTTGATGCCGGCATATTAGATGCGGCGACGCGATTGAAGCAGATTAATCAAAATTTAACAACGCTATTTTATTTTAATGCGAGGGTTCATTATACCGGTTATAGTTTTGATCAGGTATTCGAAGATAATAAATGGGATTGGAGTACAAAAGTAACTGATAATGATAACGTAGAATCAATTTTTATGTTTAAAGATCGTTACTATTGGCATGACTTTTCATCTCCAGAGATGAGAACATGGTGGGCACAAAGTGTATTAGATACAGTGAGTCAACCTCAAATTGATGGCTTATTTATTGATGCAATAGCTAAAACACCAAAAGAAGATTTGAACAATCCTTTATTTATTGATGGCAAGCCTAATACTGATTTCGCATTACTGGTTGATGATGTTGCAAAAAACTTACCAGGTGATAAGTTATTTATTGGTAATACATTAAGAGCTGAAACGAACAATAGTAGCCGTAGCCACATGAAATACCAGGATGGTTCATACTTGGAAAGGTGGACGATACCAATGAAAGGTACATCACCAAAAATGAACAGTGCAGATGCCATCTCACTCAGTATCCAATTAATGAGAGAAGCATCATCAAAAGGAAAAGTTATTATGCTTCAGAGTTCGCCTGTTACAGACGAGCCTATCCCGAATAGTTTAGCAGAGAAAAAAGCATACTTAGCAAAACATGTAGATTTCCCGCTAGCCGTATTTTTAATTGCTGCAGGTGAAAATTCATTCTTTAGTTATCAGCTAGGAGTGAGTGCAGATGTAAAAGTCCAAGCTATTTGGAATAGTGATTATATTCCACAACTTAATCGTCCTCTTGGCCAACCGTTAACAGGACCTAAGCAGACTGGTTTTGTTTATGAAAGGGAATTTGAGTTTGTTGATGTCTGGGTTGATGTTGAGAAAAAGATAGCGCGTTTAACTTGGAAGTAA
- a CDS encoding bifunctional UDP-sugar hydrolase/5'-nucleotidase: MKVKLAALIFAPLFIAPSFASENVNVTILGTSDLHGRFIPWDYSTDKPNPKGSLSQIASKVKEIRNTEKNVILVDAGDAIQGNGIETFKHEPVNPMMLGFNALRYDAWVLGNHEFDFGLDALNNAFNTFNDTPLAGNIFHDDKRRFLPAYKIVERDGIKVGIIGMDTPMVEHFAKGSDRINGIHFTNPSLEVKKVIAKIKDKVDALVLVAHMGIDNENNIADTSVGDIARANPELDAIVAGHMHVKIDKVVINGVIITEPYKYGRALSRIDLSFTRQDDGKVSLINKNSFTYNMNNQVSDKQLETIFSPYHQKLRENANRVIGTLSGETLTPKNRINGIPETQLHDTGLTSLFQDVGFHFAPQANVIAIHLDNMNPKMDLGAITAKDIAYNYEYAGGEYTVYAMTGQDLKKYMEWSAGYFNQTHDGDLTFSFDEKRRSSKYSTHDMFGGVTYKIDLRQPAGKRIVELAMNGKPVTDKTVIHIGMNAYRMGHLTKKGGALEGRKFTILSDSKAEYGEEAGTIRNLTIRYISEVKKGKIIGKAENDWSVIGLTGHRAEREIARKQVNEGKLALPTTPDGRYTNVKSLRIDDLK, translated from the coding sequence ATGAAAGTAAAACTGGCCGCATTAATTTTTGCACCTTTGTTCATCGCACCTTCATTTGCATCTGAAAATGTAAATGTGACGATTCTTGGTACTTCCGATCTGCATGGACGCTTTATCCCTTGGGATTACTCAACAGATAAACCGAATCCAAAAGGAAGTCTTAGTCAAATTGCGTCCAAAGTGAAAGAGATCCGCAACACCGAAAAAAACGTTATTTTAGTCGATGCCGGTGATGCGATCCAAGGTAACGGGATAGAAACGTTTAAGCATGAGCCAGTTAATCCTATGATGTTAGGCTTTAATGCATTGCGTTATGATGCTTGGGTATTAGGGAATCATGAATTTGATTTTGGTTTAGATGCGCTTAACAATGCATTTAACACTTTCAATGATACACCGCTTGCGGGTAATATTTTTCATGATGATAAGCGTCGTTTTCTTCCTGCCTATAAAATAGTAGAACGTGATGGTATCAAAGTCGGCATTATTGGTATGGATACGCCAATGGTTGAACACTTTGCAAAAGGCAGCGATAGAATTAATGGGATTCATTTCACCAACCCAAGTCTTGAAGTCAAAAAAGTGATTGCTAAAATTAAAGACAAAGTCGATGCCCTTGTGTTGGTGGCGCATATGGGTATAGACAACGAAAATAATATCGCAGATACCAGTGTTGGTGATATTGCGAGAGCGAATCCGGAACTCGACGCGATCGTAGCTGGTCACATGCATGTAAAAATAGATAAAGTCGTTATTAATGGCGTTATCATTACCGAACCCTATAAATATGGTCGAGCGTTATCACGTATTGATCTGTCATTTACGCGACAAGATGATGGCAAAGTCAGCTTAATTAACAAGAATAGTTTTACTTATAATATGAACAATCAAGTATCAGATAAACAACTTGAAACTATTTTCAGTCCTTATCATCAGAAATTACGTGAGAATGCAAATCGTGTTATTGGTACATTAAGTGGCGAAACATTAACACCCAAAAATAGAATAAACGGTATACCAGAAACACAATTACACGATACCGGATTAACCAGCTTATTTCAGGATGTTGGTTTTCATTTTGCACCACAAGCGAATGTAATTGCTATTCACCTAGACAATATGAATCCTAAAATGGATCTCGGTGCGATCACAGCAAAAGATATTGCCTATAACTATGAATATGCAGGCGGTGAATATACTGTTTATGCAATGACAGGCCAAGATCTTAAGAAATATATGGAATGGTCTGCAGGATATTTTAACCAGACACATGATGGTGATTTAACTTTCAGCTTTGATGAAAAACGTCGTTCATCGAAATACAGCACGCATGATATGTTTGGCGGTGTTACTTATAAAATTGATCTTCGCCAGCCTGCTGGAAAGCGAATTGTTGAATTAGCAATGAATGGTAAACCTGTTACAGATAAAACGGTCATCCACATTGGTATGAACGCTTATCGTATGGGCCACTTAACGAAAAAGGGAGGTGCATTAGAAGGACGTAAATTTACTATTTTATCTGACTCTAAAGCAGAATATGGCGAAGAAGCTGGCACAATTAGAAACCTAACTATCCGCTATATCTCTGAGGTTAAAAAGGGCAAAATTATTGGTAAAGCAGAAAATGACTGGTCTGTGATTGGGCTTACTGGCCATCGTGCTGAGCGCGAAATCGCTCGTAAGCAAGTTAATGAAGGTAAACTAGCATTACCAACCACACCTGATGGTCGCTATACCAATGTTAAATCTCTTAGAATAGATGACTTAAAATAA
- a CDS encoding lytic polysaccharide monooxygenase yields the protein MLHKAALTVATLSIYSALFSAQALAHGWSEYPVARQKICSDQGGIWSGTPPNAACAQAKDISGPYPFVQKNEFSININDFNNIKAVKNAIPDGTLCYANDPQKKGMGAAHSGWNRTKVQAGTFQYVFKATAQHNPSFWQFYLTKPNADLSKPLAWGDLELIQEEGNISAVGGKYHTNVTIPTDRVGDAVLFVRWQRIDAAGEGFYNCSDITIVNNDVTPPPVDPDPDPTSPYLVQGSTFIPQNISLDSASVGDTVSYKVLNKNSVEHASFSLVITDENKNDWDRLLASNVNGWYESTNDGNVFIGRWHDEMNHYMYFKNDLHSNYFNSKDSRASGEFSITTEDIGIDAVILPKVLKNLDGASVEHGDYVVLTHSESEGDATNVEWLQTSGLPVHMNIGSNNELIIKTADLPNRREEFTFKLLLSNSSVTDADVYSFVMEPSDITEPTEPTEPDTNTWSASQTYTAKDVVTYKGKSWTAQWWTSNEEPGTTGQWGVWR from the coding sequence ATGTTACATAAAGCTGCGTTAACTGTTGCGACTTTATCGATATATTCTGCATTGTTCAGTGCACAAGCGCTTGCTCATGGCTGGTCAGAATATCCAGTAGCGAGACAGAAAATATGTTCAGACCAAGGTGGTATTTGGAGTGGCACGCCACCTAATGCGGCTTGTGCGCAAGCAAAAGACATATCAGGGCCTTACCCATTTGTTCAGAAAAATGAATTTTCCATTAATATCAACGACTTTAATAATATTAAAGCAGTCAAAAATGCGATTCCTGATGGAACCTTGTGTTATGCAAATGATCCTCAGAAAAAAGGAATGGGTGCGGCACATTCGGGATGGAATCGAACAAAAGTGCAGGCGGGAACATTCCAGTATGTGTTTAAGGCTACCGCTCAACATAACCCTTCTTTTTGGCAATTTTATTTAACCAAACCGAATGCTGATCTATCTAAACCTCTTGCATGGGGTGATCTCGAACTTATTCAAGAAGAAGGCAATATATCTGCAGTTGGTGGTAAGTATCACACTAATGTAACTATTCCAACTGACCGAGTGGGTGATGCAGTGTTGTTCGTACGTTGGCAGCGTATTGATGCCGCAGGCGAGGGCTTTTATAATTGTAGTGACATTACGATTGTGAATAATGATGTAACGCCGCCGCCAGTTGATCCGGACCCGGATCCTACTTCACCATATCTTGTGCAGGGTAGTACCTTTATTCCACAAAATATTAGCTTAGACTCTGCATCTGTTGGCGATACGGTTAGCTATAAAGTTTTGAATAAAAATAGTGTTGAACATGCTTCATTCTCCCTCGTAATCACAGACGAAAACAAGAATGATTGGGATCGTTTATTGGCTTCAAACGTGAATGGTTGGTATGAATCAACTAACGATGGCAACGTGTTTATTGGCCGTTGGCACGATGAAATGAATCATTATATGTATTTCAAAAATGACTTACATAGCAACTATTTTAATTCAAAAGATTCTCGTGCATCTGGTGAGTTTTCGATAACGACAGAAGATATTGGTATTGATGCGGTCATATTACCTAAGGTGTTAAAAAATCTGGATGGAGCGAGTGTTGAACACGGTGATTACGTCGTGTTGACTCATAGTGAAAGTGAAGGTGATGCTACTAACGTAGAGTGGTTACAAACGAGTGGCCTACCAGTTCATATGAATATAGGTTCGAATAATGAACTTATTATTAAAACCGCTGATTTACCTAATAGACGTGAAGAGTTCACGTTTAAATTACTGCTCAGTAACAGTAGTGTGACGGATGCAGATGTATATTCTTTTGTGATGGAGCCATCTGACATAACTGAACCGACTGAACCGACTGAACCAGATACTAATACGTGGAGTGCAAGCCAAACCTATACAGCTAAAGATGTAGTGACCTACAAGGGTAAGTCATGGACGGCTCAATGGTGGACTTCTAATGAGGAACCTGGCACCACTGGCCAATGGGGTGTTTGGCGTTAA